From the genome of Pectobacterium atrosepticum:
TGCTGAATCAGCATCTTCTGGTTCACCCCTTCAACCAAGCGCTCTAGGTCAGAAAAGCGTATCGGGCCCTTGGCCGCAAAGAGTTGACAGATGATGATGATTTTCCACTTTCCCTCCAGTACCCGAAGCGCCTCGGTGGTCGCCGCCGCCCATACCAACCGCTGCTGGGGGTCCTCACAATTCCAGACACGTTCTTTCTTCATACTTACCTTTTAGGGTGTTACCCACTTAATGGTGTGTTCTTGTTACATTAACCTGTACATCCTAATATAACCAGAACAACCAGCTTACCTTAATAACACGAGGCAAAAAACATGGAAATAGGCATTATTGGGACAGGCAACATTGGCGGAACCCTTGCACGCAAGCTTATAGCCGCGGGCCATCAGGTACGCGTTGCGAATTCCAAAGGCATTCATGGCGTTCAGAGCTTTGCCGATGAAATCGGGGCTACGGCAGTGGACGTCTATGGTGCAGTTAAGGGAGCCGACGCTATCATTTTGTCAATCCCACTACCGGCACTGGCATCGCTGCCAAACGGTTTTTTTGATGACCTTCCCGAAACGGTACCGCTAATCGATACCAGTAACTATTACCCAGGCTTACGCGACCCGCTTATTCCCGAAATTGATGACGGTATGACTGAGAGCGTATGGGTGTCGCAACAACTCTCACATCCCGTGATCAAAGCCTTCAACAACATTCTCGCCTGGTCGCTTGCAGAGCTTGGGACGCCAAAAGGTTCGGCATCACGTTTGGCTATTGCCGTAGCGGGCGATAACGCCACGTTAAAACAGATTGTCATGAATTTGGTGGATGACACGGGCTTCGATGCTATCGATGCAGGCTCCCTGGAAGAATCATGGAGGCAGCAACCGTCAACACCAGCCTACTGCTGCGATTACGATGCGGAAACGATGAAGAAAGGCCTGACAGCAGCCGTGAGGGGTGAGGCGGCATCGAAGCGCGATCGCCTACCAGAGTTGTTTGGCAAATTGGGTGCAAATCCTACTCATGAAGATATCGTGGCGATGAATCGCTCGCTTAACCCCTAACGGCTGCTGCCAGCCCGTTCACACCTCGGGTGCAAAGCAGTGCGCCCACTCGCAGCAGTCATCACAGCTTGGGGAACGGCAGATCAGTTCCCCCTCACTGTGCAGACAACGTTGGCGGTAAAAGAATTTCTTCCAACGCATGTTAGTGGCGTTCATCACCACTAAAGAGGGAAAACAGTCTGTCATCAATTCGCGCAGTTCATTGCGGGAATCTAACCCTAAATCCTGCCACAGATGATTAAATCCTAACGAAGCGCTGGCAATAATGTGGTGCATCGGTGCCGCATCACGGGACATATGCTCGTACAGCCAGTCAGCCAGTTGTTCCCGTTCCTCAGTGCGATGCGCCTGTAATTCGTTCAGCAGCGCATAGCGCTGCTCACGTTCAGGGCAATGTGCAGACGGCACGGCGTCCATACGTTCAAGGAGACGCTGCCACTCCGATAGCGACAATCCCATATGTTGCGCAAAACAGGCAGAACCTCTCTCATATTGCGCCAATAAGCGCCGTAGCCAGCGTTGCGCCTGTGGCATCACGCCGCTCCCTTATCCTTTTGCTCATTCAACCGTTCTCCCCGTCGCTGTTGCCACCAGGCTGTCAGCACTTCAGTGACATTTTGCCAGGCACCCTCAATGCAGGGTTGGATCCCTTGTTGTTCCAGCTTATTCCATGGTTCGAAGCCAATGCGGGCACAAAATACAGCATCAACATCCGCCAAAAGCGCCAGCAGTGCGCCCAAGCGCTCAGTATTTTCCTCCGGTGGGCACGCCCCTTCACCGTGGCAATATTTAGGGGTAAAACGCTCGTTAACTAGTACCACACCGGCAGGTGACAGGCTGTAGATCTGGAAACGTTCGGCGTGGCCAAAATGCAGGTCAATTACCTCACCGTGCGAAGAAGCCACGGCGACCAGACAGGCTTCCGGCTCCTCAGATTCTCCCTGTGATGCGATGCTGGCGTGCAATTGAGCACGCTGATGTAGCAGGGGCAAATACGGCTGTGGTTTTTCTGGCAGTGCAGATAAAGGGAATTGCTGGCTGCGATCATCGCCTAGCATGCCGATAGCATCCGCGCGACATTGTTGGCAATGCGACATTTGCGGCATCACCTGACCGCACTCTGCCCGCACGCGCGTCATGCATTCAGCATCCGGTTCCCTTTGCCCCTCAAGGCCAAATACCGTGCCGTGTTCTGGTCGGGCGATCAGCGGCATAATATTGTGCAGAAATGCGCCCCAACTGCGTGCTTTTTCACTCACTGCCCTCATCGATGCCTCGTTAATGTCAGGGATCAACACGGAATTGATCTTGACCAGCACGCCATGTTCCGTCAGGCGGCGAATGCCCTCTTCTTGCTTCGCAAGCAGGATTCTGCCCGCCTCCAACCCGGTGTAACGTTCTCCCTCCAGCCATAGCCAGGCATAAATACGAGCAGCGACCGCAGGGTCTAACGTATTCAGCGTCACCGTAACGTGATCCACACCGATATCCAGCAATGGCACCACGGCCTCAGGCAACATCAGTCCATTGGTGGAAAGGCATAGCTTCACATCCGGCATTTGCTCACGCAGCAACCGCAATGTGCTAAAAGTCCGTTTCATGTTTGCCAGCGGATCGCCCGGCCCGGCGATCCCCACGACGGAAAGCTGAGGAATAGCGGCGGCAACCTGCCGTGCTTGTGCCACCGCCTGTTCTGGCGTTAACAACGTCGATACCACGCCGGGACGGGATTCATTACTGCAATCGTATTTACGGTTGCAGTAATTACATTGCACATTACATGCAGGCGCGACCGCGAGATGCATACGGGCAAAACGGTGATGACCGCTCACCGAATAGCAGGGATGGTGTGCAGCTTTGCTGGCCTGCAACGGGGTAATCCCATCAGCCAGCGTTGATCGGCAGCCTACCGTGCCGGATGCGGAGGAACAAGATGCCATAATAGTGCCTACGGTTGCGGAGTCATAGGCAGAGAGGTGCAAAGGCCGTACCGTTTAGCGTGACTATTAAAATCAATGTAAAACATGAAGATACAGAATGTCTACGTCATCGAATTTGTCAGGATTGCAGCAGTAGGCCGACAATGTGGCATATGCCACAATCCTGTCTCATCGGAATCACAGACGATGCATATTGATATCCATCGTCTGAATGCGATAAGCCACCTGGCGCGGTGTCATACCTAACAAGCGCGCCGCCTTGGCCTGCACCCAACCGGTTTTCTCCAGTGCGGCAATCACCCGCTGCCGTTCATCAAGAGACGGATCGCACCAGCCTTCATCCGGCACAGGTAAGATGTTGGTCGCTTTTGGCGCTACCTCACGATGGTTAAACATAATCACATCGCGATCAATCAATCCGCTTTCTGACATCACGGCGGAACGTTCCAGACAATTCTCCAACTCACGCACGTTGCCCGGCCAGCTATAGCCCATGAGTAAGCGGATGGCTCCATCGCTTATCCGCAAGGGGCGTCCCTGATGTTGGCCGATTTTCTGCACCAGAAAATCGGCCAGTTCGGCAATGTCCTCTTGCCGTTCACGCAGAGGAGGAAGCGCAAGCGGCATAACATTCAGACGATAATAGAGATCCTCACGGAAATGGCCGGCCCTCACCTCTTCTTCCAGATTACGGTTAGTCGCCGCAATGATACGGACATCCACCCGAATGGTTTCATCGCCGCCAACGCGTTCCATCTCCCCTTCTTGCAAAATCCTCAGTAACTTGGCCTGAAACGAGGCGCTGCTTTCACCGATCTCATCAAGAAACAGCGTGCCACCATCGGCTAACTCGAAGCGTCCTTTACGTTGCCGCACGGCACCGGTAAAGGCCCCTTTCTCATGACCGAACAATTCGCTTTCTAACAGATTATCCGGCAGCGCAGCGCAGTTGAATTTGACGAATGGGGCGGCTGCACGCGGTGAATGATAATGGATAGCATTGGCTACCAGCTCCTTACCTGTGCCGCTTTCCCCCTGAACCAGCACCGTGGTATCCCAGCGTGAAACCTGACGGATAATCTCCATGGTTTGCCGCATTGCCTGACTCTTTCCCACCATATTGTCGAAACGGTAGGAACGCGGCGGCGTGACGCAGGTTCTCGCGCGTACGGTGGTCACCGCAGGTTCTGGCACTGACCTCGGGCGGGCGGGCTGCATCAGACGCACCGTTTGCGCCACCAGATTGGCCACGGTTTCCAGAAAGCGCGTACACGCGGGCAAGCGCTCTTCGTAGCGAGCCATCGGCTGTGCAGCCAACACGCCAATTGGCTGAGATTCAATGCCAAACAGCGGCACCGCGATAAACGGCAGGTTGTAGTCGTACAGGCCCAGTTTATCGAGAAAGCGTTGATCGTCAGCCACCCGAGGCAGAACCAGCGGTTGATGCTGTGCTAATACCGTCCCTACCAATCCTTCACCGGGGCGGTAGCGAACATGAGTCCCGCTGGCGATCAGTTTTTCATCAGCTTCATGCAGCGCCTCCACCGCCATCACCCCATTCTGTTTGTCATACAGACAAACCATACCGTGTTGCATGAATGCATCATCGTGCAGCACGCGTAACACCGCCTGCAGTGCTTCGCGAACCTCTGTCGCTCGGCTCAATGCTGCGCTAATACGCTGTATGGCGGTAAACTGCTGAGAAAGATCGAACCGCCAAGTCAGGTTGCTTGTTTCAGGAGCCTGCGTCATTTTGCACCTCCAGCCAGAGAGGGTGAGAGAGGAAAGCGCAGGATAAGGCAGGTACCGCCTTGTGCATGCGCCGACAGGTCGATGGCACCCTGATGATCGGCCACCAGCGTCTGAATCAGGCGAAGTTCCATTCCCTTGCCCGGTGAACTCAACGTGGCGGGGGCGGGAGCAAAACGGACCTGCGTCATCGGTACGTTGTCTTCCAGATAGAGCGACAGCCAACCACGCTCTTCGCGAGCATAAATCTGGATTGATAGTTGAAAAGGTGCAATTTCTGCCGCCAGCGCCAGCGTGCGGTCCAGCCATAGGCTAAGGCACGCCAGCACCTGCGTTCGTTGGCCAAAAACCGTCAACTGCGGCGACTGCAATTCATACTGCAAGCGATCTTCACTATTCAGGCGCGACTGGTATAACGACGTCAGATCGTCCAGCAGGGATTTTATCGACCACTCATCCTCGGGTTCGAATGCCAGAGAAGGACGGCACGCCTGTAACCGCGCCATCGCTTCCTCCCCCTCACGCCATGCGGACTCCAATGCGACGTTACTATGATCTTCACCGTTTAAACGCCGTGCAGCGGCCAGCATGTTGAGCGGACAGTTCAGTTGCACCATGGCAGCACCCAGCGATTCACGGATTGCCGCCAGCAATATGCCATTAGCAATTTGCTGCTTCAGACGATCGAGTCGCCCCTGCTGTTGCTGCTGTTGTTGCTCCGTACAATCGGTAATCACAACGACGGTGCGCGGCAACGCACTGTCCGTGAAGTAACGGCTGGCTTCTTCATTGACGCCGGGTAATGCCCACATTCCCAGCATCAGCCAACGAACCGAGCCGCGAACCATCACGGGCAACGGTTTTCCCTCTCGCAACACGTTCTTATTTTTGCCATATTCCAGTACTGACAAGAGTTCTTTGCCACCACAGTCGGCACACAGCGTTTTATAGGCCAGGTTATCCATAATGACGCGGTCGTTATCATCAACCACCACCACCGCCGCAGGAATGTTATTCAGCACAGCAGTCATAAGCGTCATATGGTTACGCAACCGCTGTTCAAGGGCATAACTGGCGCTAATGTCTTTATGCATCGCCAGATAATGTTCCAGCTCCCCCTGCGCATTAACGATCGGCGTGATATCAATATCAGCCAGATAGAGGGAGCCATCCCGTCGGCGATTAATCAACTGTCCTCGCCAAGCAGCTCCCTGTAATAAGGTCTGCCACATATCGCTGTAGACCTCTCCGGGCGTTTGCTGACTGGCGAGAATACGGTGATTTTGGCCGAGTAATTGAGACAGAGGAAAACCCGTCAGACGGCAAAATGCCGGATTGGTGTACACAATACGCGCCTGTGGATCGGTCACAGAGATCGCCACTGACGATTGCTCCACCACAGTAGAGAACAACGCCGGATGCTGGCGCGATAAATGACTGACAATCTCCCCCTGCGGAAGAGACTCCATTATCAGGTTTATGGTCATGGCCTACCCTTACAACATCAGATGCCGTCATGTCAGGTTCGCAACAATTTGTGCCACGAACCGACACCCTTCTCCGGTCGACTACCGGCATCAATAACCATGCAAACACTACGCCCTTTATTCATTAACTAACCTAAAGATTGATCGCACCCCCTGTTTTAACGTTAAACCACGTAAAATCCTTACTGTATCAGGTAAACACCCTATCTTCTGGCCTGGCTAGCCTCCTCAATAAGTGCATCAATAGTGCAGCCTTGCGCTAAAAACGTGCAAAATATCGCCAGCACACTGAATGCCAAATTTGGCATGATATTCGCACCTCACTGTACAGATACCTGCTGCCTCCGGCGGCGATCCTTCTCAATATCAGTCAGGAGTGAACTATGGCGAACATTGGTATTTTCTTTGGCACCGATACGGGAAAAACCCGCAAGATCGCCAAAATGATCCATCAAAAATTGGGCGACACGGCGGATTCGCCGGTCAATATCAACCGCACTTCTCTGGACAGTTTTCTCTCTTATTCGGTTCTGCTGCTCGGCACGCCGACGCTGGGTGAAGGCCAGTTACCGGGGATGAATGCGGGATGTGAGAACGAGTCATGGCAAGAGTTTATCGCTGAATTGCCTGATGAAGCGCTGGCTGACAAGACGGTCGCCTTGTTCGGATTAGGCGATCAGCAAGGCTATCCTGATAATTTTGTCAGCGGGATGAAAACCTTATATGACGTGGTTACCGCCTGCGGTGCCAAGGTCATCGGTGCCTGGCCGAATGCTGGTTATGATTTCAACACTTCAGCCGCCTTGGTGGATGACCAGTTTGTCGGATTGGTACTGGATCAGGATAACCAGTACGATCTCACGGATGAGCGCCTCGATAGCTGGTTGGAAACACTCAAGCCCGCTATCGGCTGATCCGCTAGAAGGTGGAGGCCTCAGGCACTCCACCTGAGTTTGCTGACAAAGTACGCTGAGCGGTGATAATGGGTAGATCGTAAAGACGCTGCAAGTACGTCCCTGTAAGCTCGGATTGCGCCATCCATGGCGCAAACGCTTTACTCTTCTATCCCATTACCCCCGTTCTCGTTCCGTAAACAGGTTTGTCAACGGTCTGAGGTAGAAGCCTAATGCTCTCTATCTTTTTATTTCTACCCACGGCCCGGCACCAGTTGGACTAACCATTGGCGTTGCTGTTCTTTCTGACGTTGCAGCAACAGGTGATCATAGGCTTTTGCCAACGCGTCTTCCTGCGCCATCGGCGTTTCTGGGCGGATCGCTTCACATAACAGCAGGTGCCATCCTATATCGGTCTCGATGATGGCACTTAACTCCCCTTCGTGTAGCGTAAATAGCGCCTGATCCAGTGACGTAAACAACAGCCCGCGACTCACCCATCCCAGCAATCCACCTTCCAACGCCGTCGGACACTGGGAATGACGTTCGGCCAACGTCGCAAACGCGGCGGTGTCCGATTGTAGCTGGCGACGCAGCGCAAGAAGCTGCCTGCTAATGGCCTCAGAATCGTCTTCCCCCGTGGTCAGCAGGAGATGCCGGGTCAAACGCTGTTCTGGGCGACAAAAGCGTGCAGCATGACGCCGATACCACTGTTCGACCTCTGCTGATGTCGGCACTGCTACCTGCTCAGAAATACTCGCTAGCTGTCCCGCCATCAGCACATGGTGCTGGATCACCGCCGTACGATCGGAGGCAGAGAATCCAGACTGCCGTAAATCAGGTTCCAGCTCCTGTGTTACTGCCTGCACAAGATCTGGCGTCACTGTCGATAGGCTATTTTGTGCCGCTTCCACCACAGCTTGTTCCAGCAGCAACTGGCGAGCCAATTGCTGCTGGAGAAGCCGCTGGCGATCCACCGGCAATTGCGTCGCTGTGGTGTTCCACATTTTTTGCGCCAGACGCCATTCACTAAACCGCTGCCAAGCCAACATCAGCGATCCTCCTCCGCCAGTTCCAAAACACTGGCAGGGACCTGAAACCAGCGTTCTCCGAACATCACCGTATAGCAATCCCCCTGATCTCCTTGACCAGTAGCGAAAATTTGCCCGCGCTGACCAATGTCCACCACCAGTTCGCCGTTGATGGAAAGCGTTTGCCTGCTATGAACGCCATCACCGTACTGAAAGATGCCAGCATTCCACGGTATTTCCGCCGCGATCAGCTCCTGTTCGCGGCACCCCACAACGCGATCGCTATCAAGGAAATGCACCTGATAGATCAGTTGGTCCTGAAGAAAAACGCCCCATTCACGCACATATCCTACCGTGCCGCGCCGTACCAGCAGTTCACCTCGTTTCATTCCTGCCATGGTGCCGTCGTTACGCAACGAACGCACGACGCGCACCGCATCGCCAAATGCAAAGCGCGGTATCATGGTGTGATCTCCGGTTGGTAGCAGCGATAACTTTCTGCCAATAGCCGACGCGCCAACTGCCAGTCAGCATCTTGCACTGCCTCCAGCGCGTTACGCAGTGGCACCGCCGCACGCAAACGACGGTGAAAATCACTCAACACCGATAAACTACAAATTTGCAGGGCGTGGGGGTCGTATGGCACAGCAAAAAAATCAAAAAAGGCCTCGGCACTCTCCAGCTCATCAACGCCGGGTAACTGGTAGAACCATTCCATCGTTTGCCCTCCCCATCACCGCATCACTGCCACACAGTTCGCGATACATCTCCAGCAATTCATAATCCAGAGGATTACGCTTCCAGTTTTCCGCAAAAGCGCGGACGCTGCGCAACAGCGCTTCCGTCTCACTCGCCTGCGGCTGAAAACCTAAACGGGCGAAAATCCCCGCCACCGCTTGCCGTCCCGAATGCTTACCTAGAACCAAACAGAACTCACGCCCCATGAGCGCCGGGTCGATGCCCTGATAACTGCGGCTGTCGTTTAGCAAAGCTGCGACATGCACGCCGGATTCGTGAGTAAATACCTGCTCCCCCACCAGCGGCTGCTGCTTGTCGATGGTGCGCTGTGCCGCGCTTGCCACCAGTTGGCACAGCGCGGGCAAACGAGCGAAGTGGATGCCACTGTCACGATCGAGACAGCGTTCCAGCGCTAACGCCACGGTTTCCAATGCAGCATTACCTGCCCGTTCCCCCAGACCCAACACCGTGGTATTAACATGGGAAACGCCAGCCTCTATCGCTGCCAGCGTATTGGCCGTAGCCAGCCCAAGATCGTTATGCGCATGCATTTCAATCTCACCGCCCCAGTTTTGCCGCAAGGTACTGATACGGGCGAAGGTGGAGAACGGGTCAAGCACGCCCAGCGTATCCGCAAAGCGCAGCCGTTCAGCCCCTGCTGCATCGGCAGCAATCGCTATCTGACGCAAGGTGTCATCGCTAGCGCGCGATGCATCTTCACAGCCGACACACACACGTAACCCTTGCTGACGAGCCTGAGCAATCAGCGAGGAAAGCTGTGCCAATAAGACGTTAAGCGGCTGACGCAGCTTCTGTTCGCGCAATCGATCCGATGCAGGAACCGAGATATCCACCCAATTCATGCCCAGATCGGCACTTTGCCGGATTTCCAGCGCATTCATCCGGCACCAGGTCATCAGCACCGTGTCCGGCAGGCGGCGGCGAATAACCGCAATACGCGCCCGTTCATCGTCTCCCATCGCCGGGGTGCCCACTTCCAACGCGGTCACCCCAGCATCAACTAATGCCTCGGCAATCGCCAGTTTTTCGCTGGCGCGAAACGCTACGCCGGGGCTCTGCTCACCATCACGCAGCGTAGTGTCATTGATAATGATATCCGCCATGCCGTTCCCCTTATCAGCCATAGGTCGGCATAAACTCGCCGCCGGATACCGTCTGAGGCTTACCTTGCTGCCAATAAGGTGACAGGGTGCGCAGCCGTTCAATAATCGGCGGTAGTGCCGTAATCACCTGATCGATCTCTTTCTCGCGGGTGTAGCGCGATAGCGAAAAACGAATGCTGCCGTGAGCGGCCGTATAGGGAATATTCATGGCGCGCATCACGTGGGAGGGTTCGAGCGAGCCAGATGTGCAGGCGCTGCCGCTGGAGGCGGCAATACCGACATGATTGAGCAGCAGCAGAATGGCTTCTCCTTCAATAAACTCGAAGGCAATATTGAGCGTATTGGGCGTGCGCGGTTGCCCCTCGCCCATCACGATTACGCTGGGAATCACCTGCGCCAGCCCCTTTTGTAAACGGTCACGCAGGGGTTCCACCGCCGCACTCATCATCGGTAGATGCACGTCCGCCAATTCACAGGCACTGCCCATGCCGACAATACCCGCAATATTCTCAGTGCCGGCACGGCGTCCACGCTCTTGATGCCCCCCGCGCAGCAGCGGGCGAAACCGAGTAGAGCGGCGTAGGTAGAGGCATCCGACCCCTTTCGGGCCATGAATTTTGTGCGCAGAGCAAGACAACATGTCGATGTCACAGCTCGATAATACAATGGGGATTTTCCCGACCGCCTGTACCGCGTCACAGTGAAACAACGCCCCCTGTTCATGAGCCAGTGATGCCATTTCACGCACCGGAAACAACACGCCGGTTTCGTTATTCGCCCACATCATCGTCACCAGCGCGACACGGTCACTCAGCAGGGCGCGGTATTGCGCCATATCCAGTTCGCCCTGCGCAGAAACACCAATCTGATGGATGGTATAACCTTGCCGGGCAAGGTGCTCACAGACTTCCAGAGTGGCGGGATGCTCTACGGCACTGATGATGATCTCACGCCGTTCCGGTGCCAACGCCACAGCGGAATGAATGGCGGTGGACGTTGCTTCGGTGGCACATGATGTGAAGATGATTTCGCTGTCATAGCGCGCGCCTAGCAGGCTGGCAACCTGCTGGCGCGCTTTCTCCAGCGCACCCCGACAGGGCGTGCCGAAATCATGAATCGACGACGGATTACCGTAATAATCGGTCAGGAATGGCATCATGGCTTCCAGCACCATCGGATCGAGACGGGTGGTGGCATTGTTATCGAGATAAATGTTTTTCATGTGCGCTGCCTCGCTGAACAGTTAATAAGCTCACGCGGCCTGTGCCGCAACCACTTCCATATAGCGCCCCGTGCGCTCAACCAGCTTTTGTTGCAGCCAAGCGAGCGTCATGTCGGTCATCATGCATCCCTGGCAACTGCCCGACAGGCTGACCGTCACCTGATGATCGCTGACGTTGAGTAGCGCCATGTCACCGCCATCGGCCTGAATATACGGGCGCAGTTCCGCCACCACGTCAGCGACCAGTCGCCACGCGGAAGTCTCCACCTCCGGCACCTTGAATTTTTCAGGCAGCGCTGCCTGTTCTTCGATAATTTCCGCTAATGCCAGCTCGATCTTTTCATGGCACGCCGTGCAACCGCCGCCCGCTTTGGTGTAGTTGATTACTTCTTCCAAGGTGGTCAAGCCATTGGCCACCACCGCACGACGGATCTGGCCTTCATCCACGGCGAAGCATTTGCAAATCAGCGCCCCTTCCTCATGGTCATCCTCCAGCGTCTCACCACGGTAATTGGCGATAGCCGCACGTAGCGCTTCCTGCCCCATCACAGAACAGTGCATTTTTTCTGGCGGCAGCCCATCGAGATAATCTGCGATTTGCTGATTGGTGACCTGCTCCGCCTCATGCAGAGTGCGGCCAATAATCAACTCAGTCAGCGCCGAGGAGGAAGCAATCGCGCTCCCACAGCCGAAGGTTTGAAAACCGGCCTCCTGAATCGTTTCCGTGCCCGGATCCACACGCAGCATTAAGCGTAAGGCATCACCGCAACTGAGCGAACCGACATCACCAACGGCATTCGCCTGTTCCACCACGCGGGCGTTACGCGGGTTAAAAAAATGGTCTTTTACTTTCTCGGAATAGTTCCACATGCTCTCAGCTCCCTACGATGCAGATAAGCAGAACCCTAAGGCTCCGGCCCCCGCATAGGCGTTATGGACGGGTTAGCTCAAAACAAGCAAATGTGATGCCATTCACAAAAATACATTGCAATCAATGTGATGGGGAAATTCGCCATAAAAAAAACCGCGATGAATGTCGCGGTTTATGTCGGTTTTGTCGTACAGACGACATTGTTGCGGGTTATGCCGTAATGATTCAGGAGGCGTCATCTTCCTCACGCCATTCGGTTTCCACCATCAGTTGCTGGAAGCGATCCGGATCCCGTTGGCGACGTCGGGTAGCCTGTTCACTATCCACCCAACATTGTTGGATTTGCTGCAATAGCTGTGCAATGGAAGTCGCCTCTGGTACGCGGATGGCGCGAACGCCGACCTGCAACAATTGACGGAAGACCGTCTCGCCAATCGCCACACAATAAAGGGTGACACACTCTTCCAATGCACTGATACGGCTGGCGAGTTTGTCTTCGCCATGCCCGTATTCCACGTTAAAATCCACCACCTTCAGCAGCCTGACTTCATGTTGTTTGACGCCATAAACCACCAGACGTGGCGTCGCGCCAAAATGCTGGTCCACATGGTGGTAATCTGAGCTGGCGAAAGCGACTTGCATCGACCACACCGCCGAACTGATGGTGCTGAGATTGCGGTTAACATGCTGCATGTTCCACCCCCTGACGCCTCACTGCCGGAAATTGCTGCCGCAGTGGCGAGTGATAAGCGGGCACCGGATGATGTTCATTCAGCAACCGATTCGCCAATTCGAACAGCGTATCGCGCATGCCCGCATATCCTTGGCGCACACGACGAAATTCGCCAAGACGGTCATATATGGGAAACCCAGCACGAA
Proteins encoded in this window:
- a CDS encoding transcriptional regulator, with product MKKERVWNCEDPQQRLVWAAATTEALRVLEGKWKIIIICQLFAAKGPIRFSDLERLVEGVNQKMLIQQLRQLESDGIVIRTIYPQVPPRVEYTLSDMGIALGPAMEALIDWAEERRRIRDIKSEAR
- a CDS encoding 3-hydroxyisobutyrate dehydrogenase, producing MEIGIIGTGNIGGTLARKLIAAGHQVRVANSKGIHGVQSFADEIGATAVDVYGAVKGADAIILSIPLPALASLPNGFFDDLPETVPLIDTSNYYPGLRDPLIPEIDDGMTESVWVSQQLSHPVIKAFNNILAWSLAELGTPKGSASRLAIAVAGDNATLKQIVMNLVDDTGFDAIDAGSLEESWRQQPSTPAYCCDYDAETMKKGLTAAVRGEAASKRDRLPELFGKLGANPTHEDIVAMNRSLNP
- a CDS encoding nitrogen fixation protein NifQ, with translation MMPQAQRWLRRLLAQYERGSACFAQHMGLSLSEWQRLLERMDAVPSAHCPEREQRYALLNELQAHRTEEREQLADWLYEHMSRDAAPMHHIIASASLGFNHLWQDLGLDSRNELRELMTDCFPSLVVMNATNMRWKKFFYRQRCLHSEGELICRSPSCDDCCEWAHCFAPEV
- the nifB gene encoding nitrogenase cofactor biosynthesis protein NifB is translated as MASCSSASGTVGCRSTLADGITPLQASKAAHHPCYSVSGHHRFARMHLAVAPACNVQCNYCNRKYDCSNESRPGVVSTLLTPEQAVAQARQVAAAIPQLSVVGIAGPGDPLANMKRTFSTLRLLREQMPDVKLCLSTNGLMLPEAVVPLLDIGVDHVTVTLNTLDPAVAARIYAWLWLEGERYTGLEAGRILLAKQEEGIRRLTEHGVLVKINSVLIPDINEASMRAVSEKARSWGAFLHNIMPLIARPEHGTVFGLEGQREPDAECMTRVRAECGQVMPQMSHCQQCRADAIGMLGDDRSQQFPLSALPEKPQPYLPLLHQRAQLHASIASQGESEEPEACLVAVASSHGEVIDLHFGHAERFQIYSLSPAGVVLVNERFTPKYCHGEGACPPEENTERLGALLALLADVDAVFCARIGFEPWNKLEQQGIQPCIEGAWQNVTEVLTAWWQQRRGERLNEQKDKGAA
- the nifA gene encoding nif-specific transcriptional activator NifA — translated: MTQAPETSNLTWRFDLSQQFTAIQRISAALSRATEVREALQAVLRVLHDDAFMQHGMVCLYDKQNGVMAVEALHEADEKLIASGTHVRYRPGEGLVGTVLAQHQPLVLPRVADDQRFLDKLGLYDYNLPFIAVPLFGIESQPIGVLAAQPMARYEERLPACTRFLETVANLVAQTVRLMQPARPRSVPEPAVTTVRARTCVTPPRSYRFDNMVGKSQAMRQTMEIIRQVSRWDTTVLVQGESGTGKELVANAIHYHSPRAAAPFVKFNCAALPDNLLESELFGHEKGAFTGAVRQRKGRFELADGGTLFLDEIGESSASFQAKLLRILQEGEMERVGGDETIRVDVRIIAATNRNLEEEVRAGHFREDLYYRLNVMPLALPPLRERQEDIAELADFLVQKIGQHQGRPLRISDGAIRLLMGYSWPGNVRELENCLERSAVMSESGLIDRDVIMFNHREVAPKATNILPVPDEGWCDPSLDERQRVIAALEKTGWVQAKAARLLGMTPRQVAYRIQTMDINMHRL
- the nifL gene encoding nitrogen fixation negative regulator NifL, with protein sequence MTINLIMESLPQGEIVSHLSRQHPALFSTVVEQSSVAISVTDPQARIVYTNPAFCRLTGFPLSQLLGQNHRILASQQTPGEVYSDMWQTLLQGAAWRGQLINRRRDGSLYLADIDITPIVNAQGELEHYLAMHKDISASYALEQRLRNHMTLMTAVLNNIPAAVVVVDDNDRVIMDNLAYKTLCADCGGKELLSVLEYGKNKNVLREGKPLPVMVRGSVRWLMLGMWALPGVNEEASRYFTDSALPRTVVVITDCTEQQQQQQQGRLDRLKQQIANGILLAAIRESLGAAMVQLNCPLNMLAAARRLNGEDHSNVALESAWREGEEAMARLQACRPSLAFEPEDEWSIKSLLDDLTSLYQSRLNSEDRLQYELQSPQLTVFGQRTQVLACLSLWLDRTLALAAEIAPFQLSIQIYAREERGWLSLYLEDNVPMTQVRFAPAPATLSSPGKGMELRLIQTLVADHQGAIDLSAHAQGGTCLILRFPLSPSLAGGAK
- a CDS encoding flavodoxin, which encodes MANIGIFFGTDTGKTRKIAKMIHQKLGDTADSPVNINRTSLDSFLSYSVLLLGTPTLGEGQLPGMNAGCENESWQEFIAELPDEALADKTVALFGLGDQQGYPDNFVSGMKTLYDVVTACGAKVIGAWPNAGYDFNTSAALVDDQFVGLVLDQDNQYDLTDERLDSWLETLKPAIG
- the nifM gene encoding nitrogen fixation protein NifM, whose translation is MLAWQRFSEWRLAQKMWNTTATQLPVDRQRLLQQQLARQLLLEQAVVEAAQNSLSTVTPDLVQAVTQELEPDLRQSGFSASDRTAVIQHHVLMAGQLASISEQVAVPTSAEVEQWYRRHAARFCRPEQRLTRHLLLTTGEDDSEAISRQLLALRRQLQSDTAAFATLAERHSQCPTALEGGLLGWVSRGLLFTSLDQALFTLHEGELSAIIETDIGWHLLLCEAIRPETPMAQEDALAKAYDHLLLQRQKEQQRQWLVQLVPGRG